The following proteins are co-located in the Echinicola sp. 20G genome:
- a CDS encoding glutaminase family protein, producing MNRVKSVIVMMALGLGLIYGSETKAQEKLRAPAYPLITHNPNFSIWSMTDQLNMESPKHWTTKDHGLLGLIKVDGKPYRFLGKEKQYYNTVLPTSEQKGYSMSYTASAPKAGWEQMDFDDRAWKKGKAPFTDQADQNGTLWKTDQLWLRRSFDLKDIESLGKLFLKINHDDNIEVFLNGQQIYELKGWLQGFEFVEIPQSIQQNLQEKGNVLAVHIINTAGGRWLDLGLAEQYLQPEMDNIVPAVQTNVQLSATQTNYQFDCGGVSLTVNFTSPLLMDDLDLMARPISYITTKVKSKDGKAHDVQIALGVSSDLAVHIPSQEVLASRYQEGGMAIMKAGTVAQNALGRKGDDVRIDWGHLYVGTTKDENTQQWIEDGGNILSTWEDNHAENESLQSRSMMLNTAVEMGHIGSKAKEQLFLIGYDEEIAVQYFGENLAPWWKTSEGGSFENLLAKAADEYPGVIKRCEAFDKKLYQEAIKSGGEKYADMCVLAYRQAIAAHTLVESKEGELLFLSKENNSNGSINTVDVTYPSAPLFLRYNPDLMKGMLNGIFHYSESGRWKKPFPAHDLGTYPVANGQTYGEDMPVEEAGNMLLLTTAIVDQENDPAYAKKHWDVLTIWARYLRKSGFDPANQLSTDDFAGHLARNANLSVKAILALAAYGKMAGMMGQKEVEADYINESREMAKKWMKLADDGDHYTLAFERPGTWSEKYNLVWDEILELNVFPEEVADKEITYYLTKQEKYGLPLDSRKTYSKSDWVFWTASLADSQEDFKTLIAPMWKYANETPNRVPISDWHETKDAHVMNFRARSVVGGYFIKMLY from the coding sequence ATGAATCGAGTAAAAAGCGTAATTGTAATGATGGCTCTGGGTTTGGGCCTAATCTATGGATCGGAGACCAAGGCTCAAGAGAAGCTGAGGGCTCCGGCCTATCCTTTAATTACCCATAATCCTAATTTTAGCATCTGGTCCATGACCGATCAACTGAATATGGAGTCTCCAAAACATTGGACTACCAAGGATCATGGTCTTCTAGGTTTAATCAAAGTCGATGGTAAGCCCTATCGTTTTTTGGGCAAGGAAAAACAATATTATAATACTGTACTTCCTACGTCTGAGCAAAAGGGGTATAGCATGAGTTATACAGCAAGTGCCCCAAAGGCTGGGTGGGAGCAAATGGATTTTGATGACCGTGCCTGGAAGAAAGGAAAGGCTCCATTTACAGATCAGGCAGATCAAAATGGCACCTTATGGAAAACGGATCAGCTTTGGTTGCGAAGAAGTTTTGATCTAAAGGATATTGAAAGCTTGGGTAAACTCTTTCTTAAAATCAATCATGATGATAATATTGAGGTGTTTTTAAATGGCCAGCAGATTTACGAATTGAAAGGTTGGCTACAAGGCTTTGAATTTGTGGAGATCCCACAAAGCATCCAACAAAACCTGCAGGAGAAAGGCAATGTTCTAGCGGTACATATTATAAATACAGCTGGTGGCCGATGGTTGGATTTAGGTTTGGCAGAGCAGTACCTTCAGCCTGAAATGGATAACATTGTTCCTGCTGTGCAAACAAATGTTCAACTTTCTGCTACCCAAACCAATTATCAGTTTGATTGTGGAGGTGTCTCACTGACGGTGAATTTCACTTCTCCATTGCTAATGGATGATCTGGACCTTATGGCTAGACCCATTTCTTATATTACTACAAAAGTTAAAAGCAAAGATGGGAAAGCACATGATGTTCAAATAGCCCTCGGTGTTTCCTCCGACCTGGCTGTCCACATTCCTAGTCAAGAAGTATTGGCGAGTAGATATCAGGAAGGGGGAATGGCTATTATGAAAGCAGGGACAGTTGCTCAAAATGCTTTGGGAAGAAAAGGCGATGATGTTCGGATCGATTGGGGACACTTATATGTGGGGACTACAAAAGATGAAAATACCCAACAATGGATAGAGGATGGAGGCAATATTTTAAGCACTTGGGAAGATAATCATGCCGAAAACGAAAGTTTACAGTCAAGAAGCATGATGTTAAATACCGCGGTGGAAATGGGGCATATTGGTTCCAAGGCCAAAGAGCAATTGTTTTTGATAGGATATGATGAAGAGATAGCGGTCCAATATTTTGGTGAGAATCTGGCGCCATGGTGGAAGACTTCAGAAGGAGGCAGCTTTGAAAACTTATTGGCTAAAGCTGCAGATGAATATCCTGGTGTTATCAAGCGCTGCGAAGCTTTTGATAAGAAGTTATATCAGGAAGCCATTAAGTCTGGAGGAGAAAAGTATGCCGATATGTGTGTTTTAGCTTATCGTCAGGCTATCGCTGCGCATACTTTAGTAGAAAGCAAGGAAGGAGAGTTGCTTTTCCTTTCGAAAGAAAATAATAGTAATGGCTCCATCAACACTGTGGATGTTACATATCCTTCGGCTCCTCTTTTTTTAAGGTACAATCCTGATTTGATGAAAGGTATGCTAAATGGAATCTTTCATTATTCCGAAAGTGGGAGATGGAAAAAGCCCTTTCCAGCCCATGATCTTGGAACTTATCCGGTGGCCAATGGGCAAACATACGGAGAAGATATGCCAGTTGAAGAGGCTGGCAATATGCTTTTGCTAACAACAGCTATCGTGGATCAGGAAAATGATCCAGCCTATGCCAAAAAACATTGGGACGTGCTGACCATCTGGGCAAGGTATTTGAGGAAAAGCGGTTTTGATCCGGCCAATCAGCTTTCTACGGATGATTTTGCTGGTCATTTGGCAAGAAATGCCAACCTTTCTGTCAAGGCAATTTTAGCCTTGGCTGCTTATGGGAAAATGGCAGGGATGATGGGACAAAAGGAAGTGGAGGCTGATTATATCAATGAATCCAGGGAAATGGCCAAAAAGTGGATGAAACTGGCGGATGATGGTGATCATTATACGCTGGCTTTTGAAAGGCCTGGGACATGGAGCGAAAAGTACAATTTGGTATGGGATGAAATTCTGGAATTAAATGTATTTCCCGAGGAAGTTGCTGATAAGGAGATAACCTATTATTTGACCAAACAGGAAAAATATGGTTTGCCACTGGACAGTAGGAAAACCTATTCCAAATCAGATTGGGTTTTCTGGACAGCTTCTTTGGCAGATAGCCAAGAGGATTTCAAAACTTTGATCGCACCCATGTGGAAATATGCCAATGAAACCCCAAACAGGGTACCGATCAGCGATTGGCATGAAACGAAAGATGCCCATGTAATGAATTTTAGAGCAAGATCAGTGGTAGGGGGCTATTTTATAAAAATGCTGTATTAG
- a CDS encoding basic secretory protein-like protein → MNIKILILGLSVVLLAVNGLQAKEDKEVITKGKYTLTLVNQDPSLNVAVKAGLIKTFFKVYPKMVKDFNKEATKRVLVTIDTTYNGVAYAHDGKITIASQWLEKKPGDMDVITHEGMHLVQAYPSGAGPGWLTEGIADYVRYAYGVDNASAGWALPDFDPKHRYDNSYRITARFLLWINQHYDKKFVHKMDSHMREKTYSKELWKTYTGKTLEDLWKEYSLNPLVKV, encoded by the coding sequence ATGAATATCAAAATCTTAATATTAGGTTTAAGTGTTGTCCTATTAGCAGTGAACGGTCTTCAGGCCAAAGAAGATAAAGAAGTCATCACAAAAGGGAAATATACGTTAACTCTAGTGAACCAAGACCCGTCCCTGAATGTAGCAGTAAAAGCAGGGCTAATCAAAACTTTCTTTAAGGTCTATCCAAAAATGGTCAAAGATTTCAATAAAGAAGCAACCAAAAGGGTTTTGGTGACCATAGACACTACTTATAATGGAGTTGCTTATGCGCATGATGGAAAGATTACCATTGCCTCACAGTGGCTGGAAAAAAAGCCAGGGGATATGGATGTAATTACCCATGAAGGAATGCACTTGGTTCAAGCTTACCCCAGTGGTGCTGGTCCCGGTTGGTTGACAGAAGGGATCGCAGACTATGTGCGTTATGCCTATGGCGTTGACAATGCAAGTGCAGGGTGGGCATTGCCAGACTTTGACCCTAAGCACCGTTATGACAATAGCTACAGAATAACTGCCCGCTTTCTTTTATGGATCAATCAGCATTATGATAAGAAGTTTGTACATAAGATGGACAGTCATATGAGGGAAAAAACTTACAGCAAAGAACTTTGGAAGACCTATACCGGAAAAACTTTGGAGGATTTATGGAAGGAATATTCCCTAAATCCGTTGGTAAAGGTGTAG
- a CDS encoding glycosyltransferase family 1 protein, with the protein MRIGFDAKRAFKNFTGLGNYSRFILKSLSDNFPTNNYFLFTPANGRKSDEISIACKNPNQKIVLPTDFWKLPVLSGAWRSVFQGMKHLDNQLEIFHGLSNEIPYIKNKSTKYVVTVHDLLFCRYPELFNPIDVQIYKLKMERSCRDADQVIAISQQTREDLVNFLGIDRDKIRVVYQGYHENYNKEVTPEQLTKVKAKYNLPEKYLLFVSTIEKRKNVQLILKALKARSDWDLPLVVVGRATSYVNTLKSMVQEYGLQRKVIFLHDVAFDDLPAMYKMAHVFIYPSYFEGFGIPIIEAQRMGTPVITSTGSCFHEAGGDAALYGDPDDPDTLIAHIEALSREETRSNFIDRGYKNIARFDQEIISRDIMNVYQEVLETYPVKSVLAT; encoded by the coding sequence ATGAGAATAGGATTTGACGCCAAACGTGCTTTTAAGAATTTTACTGGACTTGGAAACTACAGTCGATTTATTCTTAAGTCATTAAGTGATAATTTTCCTACCAACAATTATTTTTTGTTTACTCCAGCCAATGGCCGCAAGAGTGACGAGATATCAATCGCATGCAAAAACCCCAATCAGAAAATTGTTTTACCCACTGATTTCTGGAAATTACCAGTGCTTTCTGGTGCATGGAGAAGTGTATTCCAAGGCATGAAGCACTTGGACAATCAGTTGGAAATTTTTCATGGCTTGAGCAATGAGATTCCTTATATCAAAAACAAGTCCACCAAATATGTGGTGACCGTTCATGACTTGTTGTTTTGTCGTTACCCAGAGCTGTTCAATCCCATCGATGTACAGATTTATAAATTGAAGATGGAGCGATCATGCAGAGATGCTGACCAAGTCATTGCCATCAGCCAACAGACTAGGGAAGACCTGGTGAATTTTTTGGGAATTGATAGAGATAAAATTCGGGTGGTTTATCAAGGGTATCATGAAAACTATAACAAAGAAGTTACTCCAGAGCAATTGACCAAGGTAAAGGCAAAGTATAACCTTCCTGAAAAGTACCTGCTGTTTGTCAGTACCATTGAAAAGCGAAAAAATGTGCAGTTGATCTTAAAAGCTTTAAAAGCAAGGTCAGATTGGGATTTACCGCTGGTGGTGGTGGGCAGAGCGACTTCTTATGTCAATACCCTTAAAAGCATGGTTCAGGAATATGGACTGCAGAGAAAGGTAATATTTTTACATGATGTGGCTTTCGATGATTTGCCAGCCATGTATAAGATGGCTCATGTGTTTATTTATCCTTCCTATTTTGAGGGTTTTGGAATCCCGATCATTGAAGCCCAGCGGATGGGAACGCCTGTGATTACTTCCACTGGATCTTGTTTTCATGAAGCAGGTGGTGACGCGGCACTCTATGGAGATCCTGACGACCCTGACACCTTGATTGCGCATATTGAAGCGTTGTCCCGAGAGGAAACAAGGTCTAATTTTATTGATAGAGGATACAAAAATATAGCCCGGTTTGATCAGGAGATTATTTCAAGGGACATCATGAATGTTTATCAGGAAGTACTCGAAACTTATCCCGTCAAGTCTGTATTGGCTACGTAA
- a CDS encoding thiol-activated cytolysin family protein codes for MCKFLIASFLVLSVFSCKEDEEIVPDQTGEVEENEIVWEAKRESITYNSFPLLERDAYMQYPGALITLESVSQDNYDYVFNYTYNEVAVHSSLEGANPASQMMIPSYGNFFEFENTSIYLNPTPPDNANENIVSHEQWIKPIYSMEHLYMELGGKNAFIFKNAVPDKIKYGEKDGKSRGVFFSETINYSYDLEVLAGSSLIKESADDEAFKDMTPVYVSKINMGRMAAVFFESSSSYEELEKALLGLIENKELSKDQQQVLENTKFIVSVSRGWNGLEIPTSSDGLNDYKDFKSMLELGAENPVYGEGKYGAIVSFELRHIGTNELAEVTFSADYEVPTIVE; via the coding sequence ATGTGTAAGTTTTTGATTGCTAGTTTTTTAGTGTTAAGTGTTTTTTCATGTAAAGAAGATGAGGAAATTGTTCCAGATCAGACCGGTGAGGTTGAAGAGAATGAAATTGTATGGGAGGCAAAGCGTGAGTCGATAACCTATAATTCATTTCCTTTGTTGGAAAGGGATGCTTATATGCAATATCCAGGAGCATTGATTACTTTGGAAAGTGTCTCTCAAGACAATTATGATTATGTTTTCAATTATACTTATAATGAAGTAGCCGTTCATTCAAGCTTGGAGGGGGCAAATCCTGCCAGCCAAATGATGATTCCTAGCTATGGGAATTTCTTTGAATTTGAAAATACATCGATCTATTTAAATCCCACTCCACCTGACAATGCAAATGAAAATATTGTTTCGCATGAGCAATGGATAAAGCCTATTTATTCCATGGAGCATTTGTATATGGAATTGGGAGGGAAAAATGCTTTTATATTCAAAAATGCTGTGCCCGATAAGATAAAATATGGTGAAAAGGACGGAAAAAGTAGAGGGGTGTTTTTTTCAGAAACCATTAATTATTCTTATGATTTGGAGGTCCTAGCTGGTTCTTCCTTAATTAAAGAGTCTGCAGATGATGAAGCTTTTAAGGATATGACTCCTGTATATGTTTCCAAAATTAATATGGGAAGAATGGCTGCAGTCTTTTTTGAATCTAGCAGTTCTTATGAAGAGCTAGAAAAAGCCTTGTTGGGTTTAATTGAAAATAAGGAGCTTTCGAAAGATCAGCAGCAGGTACTAGAAAATACCAAATTTATTGTCAGTGTTTCTAGGGGATGGAATGGCTTAGAAATTCCAACATCATCTGATGGTTTAAATGATTATAAAGATTTTAAGTCCATGTTGGAGTTAGGGGCAGAAAACCCTGTTTATGGAGAAGGAAAATATGGGGCGATAGTCAGTTTTGAACTGCGCCATATTGGAACCAATGAACTTGCCGAAGTAACCTTTTCAGCAGATTATGAAGTGCCTACAATAGTAGAATAG
- a CDS encoding glycosyltransferase family 2 protein, producing the protein MPNNYNPKVSIIVPTYNYAHFIEETINNIIDQSYQNWEVIIIDDESTDNTFSVVNKIINGDNRFIYKRIKNRGNGGARNVGLDLATGDYIQFLDADDLISKNKIALQITFLKELNKNIISYSDCYYFNSQNQKKLFPDFEMKGNQWMPKFNGFDDSIFLSLIRNNFSVISSPIFSRDFIEKNHIRFNEKLKSKVDWLFWIECLIHGAELWYFDNLNANTLIRRHDISVTVEKETIQFGELTFRDQLTEVLNSSSLKRNLKDEAISLNNQHKKYLLLQILSKADFSNIKTLKTCISKIGLTRSLLYKFKLINYARKSKKTQ; encoded by the coding sequence GTGCCAAATAATTATAATCCAAAGGTATCTATAATTGTCCCTACCTATAACTATGCACATTTCATAGAGGAAACCATCAATAACATCATAGATCAATCCTATCAAAACTGGGAAGTGATTATTATTGATGATGAATCCACTGACAATACTTTTTCGGTAGTAAACAAAATTATTAATGGAGACAATAGGTTTATATACAAAAGAATAAAAAACAGAGGGAATGGAGGTGCTAGAAATGTCGGGCTAGATTTAGCCACAGGAGATTATATTCAGTTTTTGGATGCCGATGACCTTATCAGCAAAAATAAGATTGCGCTTCAAATAACATTTTTAAAAGAGTTAAATAAAAATATAATTAGTTACTCTGACTGTTACTACTTCAATAGTCAAAACCAAAAAAAACTTTTTCCCGACTTCGAGATGAAAGGGAACCAATGGATGCCAAAATTCAATGGGTTTGATGATTCTATTTTCCTTAGCCTTATCAGAAATAATTTTTCGGTAATTAGTAGCCCAATATTCTCAAGGGATTTTATAGAGAAAAACCACATACGTTTTAATGAAAAACTTAAGAGCAAAGTGGATTGGCTATTCTGGATTGAATGCTTAATTCATGGAGCTGAATTATGGTATTTTGACAATTTAAACGCAAACACATTGATAAGAAGGCATGATATCAGTGTGACAGTAGAAAAAGAAACAATTCAGTTCGGAGAATTAACCTTTAGGGACCAGCTTACAGAAGTGCTGAATTCAAGCTCTTTGAAAAGAAACCTTAAGGATGAGGCTATCTCATTAAACAATCAACATAAAAAATATCTTTTATTGCAAATCCTATCCAAAGCAGATTTTTCAAATATTAAAACATTAAAAACCTGTATTTCAAAAATTGGATTAACAAGAAGTCTCCTTTACAAATTCAAACTAATTAATTATGCCAGAAAGTCTAAAAAAACACAATAG
- a CDS encoding glycosyltransferase: MKIYKWIDKYNKRYCFKINSKYYRAKDRGRSNYYRLHPKFYPYYLVRLTAITVGLILFKKNILEGLKDSIKKSSSSFYNPDNNTRFSIYFKEIFLTLFGYRYFEPTGILPLLSTEEILNSNLSFEVEKKPEVSIIIPVFNQLAFTYNCLKSIQLNLPKNHTIEIILVDDCSTDRTEEFFKNNVSGIRYIRNIENKGFLLNCNNASKIAKGKFLYFLNNDTQVTSSWLDQLIKPFNNENTGAVGSKLIYGHGLLQEAGGIIFHDASGANYGRNDLPDRPRYNYIREVDYCSGASLLVKKSDFEKLGGFDEQLVPAYYEDTDLCFAVRNQLNKQVIYQPLSEIIHFEGITSGKIAKKNSVKSFQNINKHKFLDKWKQVLQDHNNEFNIQIASRRLLPKKRLVFIDNIIPAYDKNSGSFRAFQILKIIKDLRYHITFIPDDANKTQPYYDSLLELGVEVLFRYPNRPGMIRELNFTLDKCDVVWISRPEMNLEFKWLLEMFPNAKWIYDTVDLHHIRIERQAIQTNDEKLLQEASKVKIQELEIAKAANFTFTVTEDEKVMLEKEGIKNVKVIPNIHEPEDITNNLDFEEREGLLFIGAYDHPPNIDAVVWLVNEIMPEIWKEIPHLKLTLLGSKPTEEVLQLRSDLVDVPGFVQDVSGYFSNHRLFVAPLRFGAGMKGKIGQSLAFKLPVITTDIGAEGMGLKEGENVMVANTKDEFIAKILSLYKDKKTWSKISNNCLKALEPYSISAVRSTLEKIL, translated from the coding sequence ATGAAGATTTATAAGTGGATAGATAAATATAACAAAAGGTATTGCTTTAAGATAAACAGTAAGTATTATCGGGCCAAAGATCGAGGGAGAAGCAATTATTATAGATTACATCCAAAATTTTATCCATATTATTTGGTTAGGCTTACTGCCATAACTGTTGGATTGATATTGTTTAAGAAAAACATTCTTGAAGGGTTAAAGGACTCAATAAAAAAATCTTCATCATCATTTTATAACCCAGACAATAATACTCGCTTTTCAATTTATTTTAAAGAGATATTTTTAACCTTATTCGGTTACAGGTATTTTGAGCCAACTGGAATTTTACCATTATTATCAACAGAAGAAATTTTAAATTCCAACCTTTCTTTTGAGGTAGAGAAAAAACCAGAAGTATCTATAATTATTCCTGTTTTTAACCAATTGGCATTTACTTATAATTGCCTAAAGTCTATTCAATTAAACCTTCCGAAAAATCATACAATTGAAATAATCCTTGTGGATGATTGTTCAACCGACAGAACGGAAGAATTCTTCAAAAATAATGTCTCTGGAATACGCTATATCCGAAATATTGAGAATAAAGGCTTTCTATTAAACTGTAATAATGCCTCCAAAATAGCAAAGGGTAAGTTTCTTTATTTTCTAAACAACGATACTCAAGTCACCTCATCCTGGCTCGATCAGCTAATAAAACCATTCAATAATGAGAATACCGGTGCTGTAGGAAGCAAATTAATCTATGGACATGGGCTTTTGCAAGAAGCAGGGGGAATTATTTTTCATGATGCTTCGGGAGCAAATTATGGTAGAAATGATCTTCCCGACAGGCCTAGGTACAACTACATTAGAGAGGTGGATTACTGCTCTGGAGCCAGCCTTTTGGTTAAAAAGTCTGATTTCGAAAAATTAGGTGGATTTGATGAACAGCTTGTACCTGCTTATTATGAAGATACTGATCTATGTTTTGCCGTTAGAAATCAGCTCAATAAACAGGTGATCTACCAGCCCTTATCAGAAATCATACATTTTGAGGGAATTACATCAGGAAAGATTGCGAAGAAAAACTCGGTAAAAAGTTTTCAAAACATTAACAAACACAAGTTTCTTGATAAATGGAAACAAGTTCTTCAAGACCATAATAATGAATTTAATATACAGATTGCCAGCCGAAGGTTACTCCCTAAAAAACGATTGGTTTTTATAGACAATATTATTCCTGCTTATGATAAAAATTCAGGTTCATTTAGGGCATTTCAAATTCTAAAGATCATTAAAGATCTTAGGTATCATATTACTTTTATTCCTGATGATGCCAATAAGACCCAACCTTATTATGATAGTTTGTTAGAACTTGGAGTAGAAGTACTATTTAGATATCCCAATAGGCCTGGAATGATCAGAGAACTTAATTTCACCTTAGATAAATGTGATGTGGTTTGGATAAGCCGACCAGAAATGAATTTAGAGTTCAAATGGTTATTGGAAATGTTCCCAAACGCAAAGTGGATTTATGACACAGTAGATTTACATCATATTCGGATTGAACGCCAAGCCATACAAACTAATGATGAAAAGTTATTGCAAGAGGCCTCAAAGGTAAAAATACAGGAGTTAGAAATTGCAAAAGCAGCCAATTTCACCTTCACTGTCACAGAAGATGAAAAGGTTATGTTGGAAAAGGAGGGAATAAAAAATGTAAAAGTAATTCCCAATATTCATGAGCCAGAAGACATTACAAACAATTTGGATTTCGAGGAAAGGGAAGGACTTCTCTTTATTGGAGCTTACGATCACCCTCCAAATATTGATGCAGTAGTCTGGCTTGTCAACGAAATTATGCCTGAGATATGGAAAGAAATTCCTCATTTAAAGTTAACCCTACTAGGAAGCAAACCAACAGAGGAAGTGTTACAACTAAGGAGTGACCTTGTAGATGTACCAGGATTTGTTCAAGATGTTTCTGGTTATTTTTCCAATCATAGGTTATTTGTTGCTCCATTAAGATTTGGAGCTGGAATGAAAGGTAAAATAGGACAAAGCTTGGCCTTTAAACTTCCAGTGATCACTACTGACATTGGAGCAGAGGGAATGGGGCTTAAAGAAGGAGAAAATGTAATGGTTGCCAACACTAAAGATGAGTTTATAGCAAAGATTCTAAGTCTATATAAGGACAAAAAAACTTGGTCAAAGATTTCAAATAATTGTTTGAAAGCATTGGAGCCTTATTCAATATCGGCTGTAAGGTCCACCTTAGAAAAAATACTTTAA
- a CDS encoding glycosyltransferase, which yields MQTWLDKMLHKTIYKIDLKYANSRKRTGKFSSFSSPSIYGLYLLRFFIAGFRNLKQQRITGTYEQASVLKLLGHSYYPGKLEKKPSLDLQNPVHFGRKESPTLTVIIHSVKEMSSLSQLLYSIKSSWKDEVKVIVVLEESQKEVISFLDENTYGVGIHLIQSEGKLISALNELISSTNSDLIAFWSGQTILESGNLQELVLNMKSNPDWTAISGKILAEDGLIKSAGSYINPDFELTYYGKFDLPSHPKYNFIREVDALDSGFVIFNVKELQAQNGLNNNHESLSHALTDLALRLKKKADKRTIYNPMLTLSSKEEVGHLETTKKDTNLLKTSYPEYFNNIELNNEEELVRRFLPKKTLLFIDIFLPEYDKDSGSVRAFHLLKMLKHLGYHVIFVPRKGDKNDPYYTEFRNLGLEILYAYPDRSGMKKLLIDILPSVDTAWICRPQLNKEFEWIFKQNPKIKWICDTIDLHYIRLSREAEITGSQKLKRKAHKFHQLELDLTSKADISFTVTTDEKELLMQQGIKRVEVIPNIHEIHSVAASKSYAEREGILFIGSYNHPPNIDAVVWMIEEIMPIIWKEHAMPVTLLGSAPTEKVKALASDLVKVPGFVQDVEPYFVNHRLFVAPLRYGAGMKGKIGQSLAYQLPIVTTDVGAEGMGLKDGENVMLADSKEKFVAQILKVYQDEMLWKKLSDGSAQVLEPLLPNTVKSSLKRILNSL from the coding sequence ATGCAGACTTGGCTGGACAAAATGCTCCATAAAACCATTTATAAAATTGATCTCAAATATGCCAATTCGAGGAAAAGAACAGGGAAGTTTTCTTCTTTTTCTTCTCCTTCAATATATGGCCTTTATTTGCTTAGATTTTTTATAGCTGGCTTTAGGAATCTCAAACAGCAACGAATAACAGGAACCTATGAACAAGCTTCTGTTCTTAAGCTTTTGGGCCATAGTTATTATCCTGGAAAACTGGAAAAAAAACCTTCCCTTGACCTGCAAAACCCCGTTCATTTCGGAAGAAAGGAATCCCCAACTTTAACTGTAATCATTCATTCTGTGAAAGAGATGTCATCACTTTCACAATTATTGTACTCAATCAAATCTTCTTGGAAGGATGAGGTTAAGGTTATCGTAGTTTTAGAGGAAAGCCAAAAAGAGGTCATAAGCTTTTTGGATGAAAATACTTATGGTGTCGGCATCCATTTAATACAGTCAGAGGGGAAATTAATTTCTGCATTAAATGAATTGATTAGCTCAACCAATAGTGATTTAATTGCCTTTTGGAGTGGACAAACCATATTGGAATCTGGTAATCTTCAGGAACTGGTTCTAAATATGAAATCAAACCCGGATTGGACTGCAATTTCAGGTAAAATATTAGCTGAAGATGGGTTAATAAAAAGTGCTGGTTCATACATCAATCCTGATTTTGAATTAACCTATTATGGTAAGTTTGATCTACCCTCTCATCCAAAATATAATTTCATCAGGGAAGTAGATGCGCTTGATAGTGGTTTTGTAATATTTAATGTAAAAGAACTTCAAGCACAGAACGGACTAAATAATAATCATGAGTCCCTATCCCATGCTTTGACAGATTTGGCATTGAGGTTAAAAAAGAAAGCAGACAAAAGGACGATATATAATCCAATGCTTACCCTTTCATCCAAAGAAGAAGTAGGACATTTGGAAACGACTAAAAAGGACACCAATCTTTTAAAAACAAGCTATCCCGAATACTTTAACAATATTGAGCTAAACAATGAAGAGGAGCTCGTAAGAAGATTTCTACCCAAGAAAACCCTCCTTTTTATAGACATCTTCCTTCCAGAATATGATAAAGATTCTGGCTCCGTAAGGGCCTTCCATTTGCTAAAAATGCTAAAGCATCTAGGATATCATGTGATTTTTGTCCCTAGAAAGGGTGATAAAAACGATCCCTACTATACGGAGTTCAGAAATTTGGGATTAGAAATCTTATATGCTTATCCTGATAGGTCTGGGATGAAAAAGCTCTTGATAGATATTCTGCCATCTGTGGACACCGCATGGATTTGCCGACCTCAGCTGAATAAAGAATTTGAGTGGATTTTCAAACAAAATCCAAAAATCAAATGGATCTGCGACACCATAGACCTGCATTATATAAGACTTTCAAGAGAAGCTGAAATAACAGGAAGTCAAAAGCTAAAAAGAAAAGCCCATAAATTTCACCAATTAGAATTGGACTTAACATCAAAAGCTGATATATCCTTTACCGTAACTACCGATGAAAAAGAGTTATTAATGCAGCAGGGTATCAAGCGGGTAGAGGTAATCCCAAATATCCATGAGATCCATTCAGTTGCTGCATCTAAAAGTTATGCTGAAAGAGAGGGCATTCTGTTTATTGGCTCCTATAACCATCCGCCCAATATAGATGCAGTGGTTTGGATGATTGAAGAAATCATGCCCATTATCTGGAAAGAACATGCCATGCCTGTTACCCTTTTGGGCAGCGCACCAACTGAAAAAGTGAAGGCATTGGCCTCTGATTTGGTCAAGGTTCCTGGCTTTGTGCAGGATGTGGAGCCCTATTTTGTGAACCACCGCTTATTTGTAGCTCCCCTTCGCTATGGAGCAGGTATGAAGGGTAAAATAGGCCAAAGCCTGGCCTATCAGCTACCCATAGTCACCACCGATGTAGGAGCAGAAGGAATGGGCCTGAAAGATGGGGAAAATGTAATGCTTGCAGATAGCAAGGAAAAGTTTGTTGCTCAAATTCTCAAGGTTTATCAGGATGAAATGCTGTGGAAAAAACTCTCTGATGGTTCTGCCCAGGTATTGGAACCCTTATTACCAAATACAGTCAAATCCAGCCTCAAAAGAATACTAAATTCCCTTTAA